In Nostoc sp. CENA543, a single genomic region encodes these proteins:
- a CDS encoding Mo-dependent nitrogenase C-terminal domain-containing protein, producing MSVIHQDHQDIVLSAFIQPMDISTQAGRRKKFDLLKPLRQWLDDLEIQNRQLAYFIAKLIPAQCPFERDIVLFGRKIAHIPPMCKLNPLYDQFVGLRFRALCYLVDKCGEDIQSYC from the coding sequence ATGAGTGTCATTCATCAAGATCATCAAGATATTGTTCTATCCGCTTTCATCCAACCTATGGATATTTCTACACAAGCAGGTAGACGCAAAAAATTTGATCTGTTGAAACCCCTGCGTCAGTGGCTGGACGACCTAGAAATCCAAAATCGTCAACTAGCGTACTTTATCGCCAAATTAATTCCGGCTCAATGTCCTTTCGAGCGTGACATTGTATTATTTGGGCGGAAAATTGCTCACATTCCTCCCATGTGCAAACTTAACCCCCTATATGATCAATTTGTAGGCTTGCGTTTTCGCGCCTTGTGTTATTTAGTAGATAAATGTGGAGAGGATATCCAATCCTACTGCTAA